A genomic region of Castor canadensis chromosome 16, mCasCan1.hap1v2, whole genome shotgun sequence contains the following coding sequences:
- the Atf5 gene encoding cyclic AMP-dependent transcription factor ATF-5, which translates to MSLLATLGLELDRALLPASGLGWLVDYGKLPLAPAPLPPYEVLGGALEGGLPGGGEPLAGDGFSDWMTERVDFTALLPLEPPLPPGALPPPSPAPPDLEAMASLLKKELEQMEDFFLDAPLLPPPSPPPPAPPAPSLPIPLPTFDLPQPPALDTLDLLAIYCRSEAGQGDASLASLPGPQHPPPPPLPPQPCCPAPYPNPATTRGDRKQKKRDQNKSAALRYRQRKRAEGEALEGECQGLEARNRELRERAESVEREIQYVKDLLIEVYKARSQRPRSS; encoded by the exons ATGTCACTCCTGGCGACCCTGGGGCTGGAGCTGGACAGGGCCCTGCTCCCAGCTAGCGGGCTGGGCTGGCTCGTAGACTATGGAAAACTCCCCCTGGCCCCTGCCCCCCTGCCTCCCTATGAGGTCCTTGGGGGAGCCCTGGAGGGCGGGCTTCCAGGGGGGGGAGAGCCCTTGGCAG GTGATGGCTTCTCTGACTGGATGACTGAAAGAGTAGACTTCACAGCCCTCCTCCCTCTGGAACCCCCCCTTCCTCCAGgtgccctccctcctccttccccagcccccCCTGACCTGGAAGCCATGGCCTCCCTGCTCAAGAAGGAGCTAGAACAGATGGAAGACTTCTTCCTTGATGCCCCACTCCTCCCAccaccctccccaccaccacccgcACCACCTGCCCCCTCACTccccattcccctccccacctttgaCCTCCCCCAGCCCCCTGCCCTGGATACCCTCGACCTGCTAGCCATCTACTGTCGCAGTGAGGCCGGGCAGGGGGATgcaagcttggcatccctgcctggCCCCCagcatcctcctcctccccctcttccccctcagcCCTGTTGCCCAGCCCCCTACCCCAACCCTGCCACCACCCGAGGGGACCGAAAGCAGAAGAAGAGAGACCAAAACAAATCAGCAGCTCTGAGGTACCGCCAGAGGAAGCGGGCAGAGGGCGAGGCCCTGGAGGGCGAGTGCCAGGGGCTGGAGGCGAGGAACCGGGAGCTGAGGGAAAGGGCCGAGTCAGTGGAACGGGAGATCCAGTATGTAAAGGACCTGCTCATCGAGGTGTACAAGGCCCGCAGCCAGAGGCCCCGCAGCAGCTAG